One stretch of Epinephelus lanceolatus isolate andai-2023 chromosome 15, ASM4190304v1, whole genome shotgun sequence DNA includes these proteins:
- the col10a1a gene encoding collagen, type X, alpha 1a has translation MLISGKMDLRVASIVLLMVGLAAAHGKGYVVKKVVPYSVKSHVMSVAGEPGAPGEPGPEGPPGPPGPPGESAEGLPGPQGPPGPPGSPGRSISGKPGSPGGPGKPGSNGAPGEKGDTGAPGPQGPRGAPGSTGSPGPAGLSATGKPGPSGLPGAMGPRGEPGLKGHPGVPGLPGPKGDRGVGVQGPQGETGPEGPMGATGAPGEPGVGKPGKPGPAGETGKPGSPGRDGATGPMGPQGPKGHTGAPGVGVAGKPGENGAPGLPGPMGPKGHQGAAGATGAPGVPGYGKPGANGEKGERGATGATGATGPKGDQGPTGYTGATGATGPTGPAGPQGARGFPGEQGATGPKGDTGATGSQGPKGNKGDQGPQGFAGKQGYPGAAGPPGPRGATGPTGDKGNVGAPGTPGAPGIPGPAGPKGHPGRAGETGAAGADGAPGSRGPAGPQGPAGAPGLKGHPGLPGPAGPAGLAAKGVPGPQGPPGQPGDDGADGEAGPPGPPGPPGPPGEVVFEKGMGMGEVMVKSPMSAFTASLATPYPAAGTPIKFDQIVYNAENHYDPETGIFTCQIPGVYYFSYSIHVNGAHALVALYKNGQPVMFTYDEYNKGFLDQMSGSAVLLLDEQDTVYVQIPDDEANGVFAAENVHCSFSGFLIAST, from the coding sequence TGATGTCAGTGGCAGGTGAGCCTGGTGCCCCAGGTGAGCCCGGCCCTGAGGGACCTCCTGGCCCTCCTGGCCCCCCAGGTGAGAGTGCCGAAGGCCTGCCTGGACCCCAAGGACCCCCTGGACCTCCCGGATCTCCTGGCCGCTCCATCTCTGGCAAACCTGGATCCCCAGGTGGACCTGGCAAACCTGGCAGCAACGGAGCACCTGGTGAGAAAGGAGACACCGGAGCCCCTGGCCCTCAGGGACCAAGGGGAGCCCCCGGATCCACTGGAAGCCCTGGACCCGCTGGCCTCTCTGCCACTGGCAAGCCTGGACCTTCAGGTCTCCCCGGAGCAATGGGACCCAGAGGAGAGCCTGGTCTGAAGGGACATCCAGGTGTACCTGGTCTGCCTGGTCCTAAGGGAGATAGAGGGGTGGGAGTTCAAGGACCTCAGGGTGAGACAGGACCTGAAGGACCCATGGGCGCAACCGGAGCACCAGGTGAGCCTGGAGTTGGAAAGCCAGGAAAGCCAGGTCCCGCTGGTGAGACAGGAAAGCCAGGTAGCCCAGGTAGAGATGGTGCCACAGGTCCCATGGGACCACAGGGACCTAAGGGACACACTGGTGCCCCAGGTGTAGGTGTGGCAGGTAAACCAGGTGAGAACGGTGCCCCAGGTCTGCCTGGCCCCATGGGCCCTAAAGGCCACCAGGGAGCTGCTGGAGCCACTGGTGCCCCTGGAGTGCCCGGATATGGAAAGCCAGGTGCAAatggagagaagggagagaggggagcTACAGGTGCCACAGGTGCGACAGGTCCAAAGGGTGATCAAGGTCCAACAGGATACACTGGTGCTACTGGTGCTACTGGTCCCACTGGTCCTGCTGGACCTCAGGGTGCAAGAGGTTTCCCAGGTGAGCAAGGTGCTACTGGCCCTAAAGGTGATACAGGTGCAACTGGATCTCAGGGACCTAAGGGAAACAAGGGAGATCAGGGACCACAGGGTTTCGCAGGCAAGCAGGGTTACCCAGGCGCAGCTGGTCCTCCTGGACCCAGAGGAGCCACTGGACCCACAGGTGACAAGGGTAATGTAGGTGCCCCAGGTACCCCAGGTGCCCCAGGAATCCCAGGCCCTGCTGGGCCCAAAGGTCATCCCGGCCGTGCAGGTGAGACAGGTGCCGCTGGTGCTGATGGCGCTCCAGGTTCCAGAGGACCCGCTGGGCCTCAAGGTCCCGCAGGTGCTCCCGGCCTTAAGGGACACCCAGGTCTCCCCGGTCCTGCTGGCCCTGCTGGTTTGGCTGCTAAGGGTGTCCCAGGACCTCAGGGTCCACCTGGTCAGCCTGGTGACGATGGTGCTGATGGAGAGGCTGGCCCTCCCGGCCCTCCTGGTCCCCCTGGTCCTCCTGGCGAGGTTGTGTTTGAGAAGGGCATGGGAATGGGCGAGGTTATGGTCAAGTCCCCCATGTCTGCTTTCACTGCATCTCTGGCCACCCCCTACCCTGCTGCTGGCACCCCCATTAAGTTTGACCAGATCGTGTACAATGCTGAGAATCACTATGACCCCGAGACCGGCATTTTCACTTGCCAAATTCCTGGAGTCTACTACTTCTCTTACAGCATCCATGTTAATGGAGCTCATGCCCTGGTGGCTCTGTACAAGAACGGCCAGCCCGTTATGTTCACTTATGATGAGTACAACAAGGGCTTCCTGGACCAGATGTCCGGCAGCGCTGTCCTCTTGCTCgatgagcaggacacagtgtacGTCCAGATCCCCGACGATGAGGCCAATGGTGTCTTTGCTGCCGAGAATGTCCACTGCTCTTTCTCTGGGTTCCTCATTGCTTCAACGTGA